From one Gemmatimonadota bacterium genomic stretch:
- a CDS encoding SusC/RagA family TonB-linked outer membrane protein translates to MSRVPIRLGLLLALIVPLPLHAQQREVRGQVVAESGAQPLQDVAVQLVGNNRVGTFTDREGRFVLNVPSGPVRLQASLLGWQTATVEVGENQSTVVIQLGQDALRLDELVVTGQVTSVARRNLANAVASVSAEELTQVPAASVEQQLAGKVAGADIQANSGAPGGGMQINLRGVTSIIGAATPLYVIDGVIVSDASIASGTNVITRASGGAFNSGFASNQDNAPNRIADLNPNDIESIEILKGGSAAAIYGSKASNGVIVITTKQGREGAPRYSFTQRVGTFDLANKLGLRVFDNVDEAVEAFGPRAADFFVPGQVYDHEEELAGNNPLSYETAASVSGGSGNTRYFASALLKHDGGIITGTYYDKQSLRLNLDQNLGSWATLGLNTNLIRSKTGRGFTNNDNRSISYWMTFPQTPTFVDIRPGADGEYPDNPFANSNPLETAGRALNDEEVWRMIASTDFTADLWSGDNQSLQLVATGGVDFFSLKNNIFSPPDLQYELDDGKAGTTFLGNSSNRNLNVTGNLVHRYGFGEGLSATTSLGIQYEDVDLDVARILNEDLIVGQSNIDQGTNPGVFQTRSRTRDLGFFAQEELLLLDERLTLVAGLRADKSSNNADPGEFFLYPKFAAAYRFVDLAPGMVDELKVRGAWGQTGNQPRYGDKFSVLNTGNIAGLQTLNISTTTVAEDLHPERQREVEVGFDATLLNRTAQLEVTAYERRITELLLRRALPPSTGYATSIFNGGVLETRGIESSLRVVPVQTSGFQWTSTTTFSLDRSEVVELPVPPFAAGGFGTALGGFQIEEGRSPTQIVGRDTVVANDPRCVVGGPCDPGTAAGTRIVTGIGDANPDFRMGFSNEFSFGDFNIYSLWDWQHGGDVINLTAWLFDLSRTSGDFNDPCVEACVDNETLGEQRLRLYPGRTSTIWVEDASFVKLRELTLTYEVPSDAAARLWDGIEGMRISLSGRNLLRFTDYTGLDPEVSNFGAQAIGRNVDVAPYPPSRSFWLSVDLTF, encoded by the coding sequence ATGTCGAGAGTCCCCATCCGCCTGGGACTCCTCTTGGCGCTGATCGTCCCCCTCCCCCTCCACGCGCAGCAGCGTGAGGTCCGAGGGCAGGTCGTCGCCGAATCGGGAGCCCAACCCCTCCAGGACGTCGCCGTCCAACTGGTCGGGAACAACCGTGTCGGCACGTTCACCGACCGGGAGGGTCGCTTCGTCCTGAACGTTCCCTCCGGTCCGGTCCGGCTGCAGGCCAGCCTCCTGGGCTGGCAGACGGCCACCGTGGAGGTCGGCGAGAACCAGTCCACGGTGGTGATCCAGCTGGGGCAGGACGCCCTGCGGCTGGACGAGCTGGTGGTCACCGGCCAGGTCACCAGCGTGGCCCGCCGCAACCTCGCCAACGCCGTTGCGAGCGTGAGCGCAGAGGAGCTCACGCAGGTCCCCGCCGCCTCCGTCGAGCAGCAGCTCGCCGGTAAGGTCGCGGGCGCCGACATCCAGGCCAACTCGGGCGCGCCCGGCGGCGGGATGCAGATCAACCTGCGCGGGGTGACGTCGATCATCGGAGCCGCCACGCCGCTCTATGTGATCGACGGCGTGATCGTCTCGGATGCCTCCATCGCATCGGGTACCAACGTCATCACCCGGGCCAGCGGAGGGGCATTCAACAGCGGCTTCGCCAGCAACCAGGACAACGCTCCCAACCGCATCGCGGACCTGAACCCCAACGACATCGAGAGCATCGAGATCCTGAAGGGTGGCTCCGCGGCCGCGATCTACGGGTCCAAGGCCTCGAACGGCGTGATCGTGATCACGACCAAGCAGGGCCGCGAGGGTGCGCCGCGCTACAGCTTCACGCAGCGGGTCGGGACCTTCGATCTGGCCAACAAGCTGGGGCTGCGCGTCTTCGACAACGTGGACGAGGCCGTGGAGGCCTTCGGGCCCCGCGCCGCGGACTTCTTCGTCCCCGGGCAGGTCTACGACCACGAGGAGGAGCTGGCCGGCAACAATCCCTTGTCCTACGAGACCGCCGCCAGTGTGAGCGGCGGCAGCGGCAACACCCGCTACTTCGCCTCCGCGTTGCTCAAGCACGACGGCGGCATCATCACCGGGACCTACTACGACAAGCAGTCGCTGCGGCTCAACCTGGATCAGAACCTGGGCTCCTGGGCCACCCTGGGGCTGAACACCAACCTGATCCGCTCCAAGACGGGCCGGGGCTTCACGAACAACGACAACCGGTCCATCAGCTACTGGATGACGTTCCCGCAGACGCCCACGTTCGTGGACATCCGCCCGGGTGCGGACGGCGAGTATCCGGACAACCCGTTCGCGAACTCCAACCCGCTGGAGACGGCGGGCCGCGCCTTGAACGACGAAGAGGTGTGGCGCATGATCGCGTCCACCGACTTCACGGCGGACCTGTGGAGCGGGGACAACCAATCCCTCCAGCTGGTCGCGACCGGCGGTGTGGACTTCTTCAGCCTGAAGAACAACATCTTCTCCCCGCCCGATCTCCAATACGAGCTGGACGACGGGAAGGCCGGGACCACGTTCCTCGGGAACTCGAGCAACCGGAACCTGAATGTCACCGGCAACCTGGTGCACCGGTACGGCTTCGGGGAGGGCCTGTCGGCGACCACGTCCCTCGGGATCCAGTACGAGGACGTGGACCTGGACGTTGCCCGTATCCTCAACGAGGACCTGATCGTCGGGCAGTCCAACATCGATCAGGGCACGAACCCGGGCGTCTTCCAGACGCGTTCGCGCACGCGCGACCTGGGCTTCTTCGCCCAGGAGGAGCTCCTGCTGCTCGATGAGCGGCTGACCCTCGTGGCCGGCCTGCGCGCCGACAAGAGCTCCAACAACGCCGACCCCGGCGAGTTCTTCCTGTATCCGAAGTTCGCGGCCGCGTACCGCTTCGTGGATCTCGCGCCGGGAATGGTGGACGAGCTCAAGGTGCGCGGCGCCTGGGGCCAGACCGGGAACCAGCCTCGGTACGGCGACAAGTTCTCGGTCCTGAACACGGGCAACATCGCCGGCCTGCAGACGCTGAACATCTCCACCACCACGGTGGCGGAGGATCTGCACCCCGAGCGCCAGCGCGAGGTGGAGGTGGGCTTCGACGCCACGCTCCTGAACCGGACGGCGCAGCTCGAGGTCACCGCCTACGAGCGGCGCATCACGGAGCTGCTGCTCCGGCGCGCGCTGCCGCCGTCGACCGGGTACGCGACCTCCATCTTCAACGGGGGTGTGCTGGAGACCCGCGGCATCGAGTCGTCCCTGCGCGTGGTGCCGGTGCAGACGTCCGGCTTCCAGTGGACGTCCACCACCACGTTCTCGCTCGACCGCTCCGAGGTGGTGGAGCTGCCGGTGCCGCCGTTCGCGGCCGGTGGCTTCGGAACCGCGCTCGGTGGCTTCCAGATCGAGGAGGGCAGGTCGCCCACCCAGATCGTCGGCCGCGACACGGTGGTGGCCAACGACCCCCGCTGCGTGGTCGGTGGGCCGTGCGACCCCGGGACCGCCGCGGGGACCCGCATCGTGACCGGCATCGGCGACGCCAACCCGGACTTCCGGATGGGCTTCTCCAACGAGTTCAGCTTCGGCGACTTCAACATCTACTCACTGTGGGATTGGCAGCACGGCGGCGACGTCATCAATCTCACCGCATGGCTGTTCGATCTGAGCCGCACGTCGGGCGACTTCAACGATCCCTGCGTGGAGGCCTGCGTCGACAACGAGACGCTGGGCGAGCAGCGCCTGCGGCTCTATCCGGGCCGCACGTCCACCATCTGGGTGGAGGACGCGTCGTTCGTGAAGCTGCGTGAGCTGACGCTCACGTACGAAGTGCCGAGTGACGCCGCGGCGCGCCTGTGGGACGGGATCGAGGGGATGCGCATCAGCCTCTCCGGTCGCAACCTGCTGCGGTTCACCGACTACACGGGCCTCGATCCCGAGGTGTCCAACTTCGGCGCCCAGGCCATCGGCCGGAACGTCGACGTGGCCCCGTATCCACCGAGCCGCAGCTTCTGGCTGTCGGTGGATCTCACGTTCTGA